DNA from Stenotrophomonas bentonitica:
AACCCTGACCCGTATCGTCGACTGGAACGACCGCACCACCTGCGTGCTGTTCGGCGACGGCGCGGGCGCGGTGGTGCTCAAGGCCGACGAAGACACCGGCATCCTGAGCACCCACCTGCATTCGGACGGCAGCAAGAAGGAACTGCTGTGGAACCCCGTCGGCGTCTCGGCCGGCTTCGGCGAAGGCGAAGAAGCCCGCGGCGCGATCCTGATGAAGGGCAACGACGTGTTCAAGTACGCCGTCAAGGCGCTGGACTCGGTCGTCGACGAAACCCTCGACGCCAACGGGCTGAGCAAGGCCGATCTGGACTGGCTGATCCCGCACCAGGCCAACCTGCGCATCATCGAAGCCACCGCCAAGCGGCTGGACATGTCGATGGAGCAGGTGGTGGTCACCGTCGACAAGCATGGCAACACCTCCTCGGCCTCGGTGCCGATGGCGCTTGACGTGGCGGTCCGCTCCGGGCGCGTGCAGCGTGGCCAGCTGCTACTGCTGGAAGCCTTCGGTGGCGGCTTCACCTGGGGTTCCGCCCTGCTGCGTTATTAATGCGTTAAGCGGTTGTCCTTCTCCGAACGGCCCCGATGGGGCCGTTCTGCATTTT
Protein-coding regions in this window:
- a CDS encoding beta-ketoacyl-ACP synthase III, which gives rise to MSKRIYSRIAGTGSYLPEKVLTNQDLEKMVDTTDEWIQTRTGIRERHIAADTETTSDLGYHAALRALEAAGIDASQLDMIVVGTTTPDLIFPSTACLIQAKLGASGCPAFDVNAACSGFVFALGVADKFIRSGDARHVLVIGAETLTRIVDWNDRTTCVLFGDGAGAVVLKADEDTGILSTHLHSDGSKKELLWNPVGVSAGFGEGEEARGAILMKGNDVFKYAVKALDSVVDETLDANGLSKADLDWLIPHQANLRIIEATAKRLDMSMEQVVVTVDKHGNTSSASVPMALDVAVRSGRVQRGQLLLLEAFGGGFTWGSALLRY